From a region of the Mucilaginibacter auburnensis genome:
- the moaC gene encoding cyclic pyranopterin monophosphate synthase MoaC: MSEFSHLDKTGKANMVNVVEKSITQRLAKARAVVYLPEEVLAQLNAGDIQTKKGSVFQIAIVAGIMAAKKTGDLIPLCHPLGMDNCNVDISINEANEVVIDCTAVITAKTGIEMEALVGASVAALTIYDMCKALSHDIVIKEVKLMEKKGGKRDFKRS, encoded by the coding sequence ATGAGCGAGTTTTCTCATCTTGATAAAACAGGCAAGGCTAACATGGTTAATGTTGTAGAGAAATCAATTACGCAACGCTTAGCCAAAGCCCGCGCAGTTGTTTATCTACCGGAAGAGGTTTTAGCGCAATTAAATGCGGGCGATATACAAACCAAAAAAGGCTCGGTTTTTCAAATAGCGATTGTTGCAGGCATAATGGCGGCAAAAAAAACCGGCGACCTGATACCGCTCTGCCACCCATTGGGTATGGACAACTGCAATGTTGATATCAGCATAAATGAAGCTAACGAAGTTGTGATAGATTGCACTGCCGTTATAACTGCCAAAACGGGCATAGAAATGGAAGCTTTGGTAGGCGCAAGCGTTGCTGCTTTAACCATATATGATATGTGTAAGGCGCTTAGCCACGATATTGTTATTAAAGAAGTTAAACTGATGGAAAAAAAAGGAGGTAAGCGTGACTTTAAAAGATCATAA
- the moaA gene encoding GTP 3',8-cyclase MoaA: MLIDNHGRQLSYLRFAVTDRCNLRCFYCMPEEGLNWLSRAELMTYEEMMRACSVLVNMGIDKIRITGGEPFVRKDIMHLLSGLAALDGLKDLSMTTNGVLTAPYVAEMKMLGIRNVNLSLDTLDPNRFFSITLRDEFKNVMNTLEELLRNDMNVKINAVVMEGKNTQDIIPMVELTKHLPVSVRFIEEMPFNGDGHVYTGLNWNHVRILDEIKQAYPDVRKEIDAVGSTSYNYTIPGHKGSIGIIAAYSRTFCGSCNRIRITPQGTLRNCLYDDGVMNIRDLMRSGVGDDELKNSLLKAFSQRAKDGWEAERLRSENKSAHESMATIGG; encoded by the coding sequence TTGTTAATAGATAATCACGGTAGGCAATTGAGTTATCTGCGCTTCGCGGTAACAGACAGGTGCAACCTGCGCTGCTTTTATTGTATGCCAGAGGAGGGTTTGAACTGGTTATCTCGGGCAGAGTTGATGACGTATGAGGAAATGATGCGAGCATGCTCTGTACTGGTAAATATGGGTATAGATAAGATCCGCATTACCGGTGGTGAGCCTTTTGTTCGTAAAGATATTATGCATTTGCTTTCAGGTTTGGCTGCGCTTGATGGATTGAAAGACCTGAGCATGACAACCAATGGTGTGCTTACCGCACCTTACGTAGCCGAGATGAAAATGCTGGGTATCAGAAATGTAAATCTGAGTTTAGACACCCTTGATCCCAATCGTTTTTTTAGCATTACGCTTCGCGATGAGTTTAAAAATGTAATGAATACGTTAGAAGAGCTATTGCGCAACGATATGAATGTTAAGATTAATGCTGTGGTTATGGAAGGCAAAAACACGCAGGATATTATTCCGATGGTTGAGTTGACTAAGCATTTACCCGTTAGCGTACGCTTTATCGAAGAAATGCCGTTCAATGGCGATGGTCATGTTTATACAGGACTCAATTGGAACCATGTACGCATTTTAGATGAGATAAAACAAGCCTATCCTGATGTGCGAAAGGAGATCGATGCTGTAGGTTCCACGTCTTACAATTATACAATACCCGGTCACAAAGGCAGCATAGGTATTATTGCCGCTTATTCGCGTACCTTTTGCGGAAGCTGTAACCGTATCAGAATTACTCCGCAAGGCACATTAAGAAATTGTTTATATGACGATGGCGTAATGAATATTCGCGATTTGATGCGAAGCGGAGTGGGGGATGATGAGTTGAAAAATAGTTTATTAAAAGCGTTCAGCCAACGCGCCAAGGATGGGTGGGAAGCGGAACGCTTGCGCTCAGAGAATAAAAGCGCACATGAATCAATGGCTACAATTGGTGGCTAA
- a CDS encoding NTP transferase domain-containing protein: protein MTLKDHKKHASLVRPQTGNFGRNEWAIVGAPCVNIKLLANDVIQALSTEYKCAYVDASHNDEVVSLPGRLAAGACLEYVDQQNYHQFSYTSVSPFDIKQQFLAADAVFVNGNHHQANAQVVVIHPNKMASLQKRVDQLTNVQLILLAEGVDDVFEFIKEALPNWQAIPTYSLNNTEAIIAFFKTQLTANKPALKGLVLAGGKSLRMGQDKGALKWHGAEQRLHIADMLAEFCSEVCISCRAEQKAGINTSYNLLEDTFTDLGPYGAILSAFRHDPNSAWLVVACDLPLLDRQSLQHLTINRDASAFATAFKNEEQGFPEPLITIWEPKSYPRLLAWLAQGYSCPRKVLINSDIKLIQPLDEIALTNVNTPEEMKEIISHLEGSKIQP from the coding sequence GTGACTTTAAAAGATCATAAAAAACATGCCTCGTTGGTACGTCCGCAAACAGGCAATTTTGGTCGTAATGAATGGGCTATAGTTGGCGCACCATGCGTTAATATCAAGTTATTGGCTAATGACGTTATTCAGGCTTTATCAACAGAATATAAATGCGCTTATGTAGATGCCTCGCATAATGATGAGGTAGTTTCATTACCTGGCCGTTTAGCGGCTGGTGCCTGCCTGGAATATGTTGATCAGCAAAATTACCACCAGTTTAGCTATACAAGTGTTTCTCCATTTGACATTAAACAGCAGTTTTTAGCAGCAGACGCAGTGTTTGTTAATGGCAATCATCATCAGGCTAATGCACAGGTGGTGGTCATTCATCCAAACAAGATGGCATCACTGCAAAAACGAGTGGATCAACTAACCAATGTGCAGTTGATTTTACTTGCAGAAGGCGTTGATGATGTTTTTGAGTTTATAAAAGAAGCGCTACCAAATTGGCAAGCTATACCCACATATTCACTCAATAATACAGAAGCTATCATTGCTTTTTTTAAAACACAATTGACAGCAAATAAACCTGCTTTGAAAGGTTTGGTATTGGCGGGAGGAAAAAGCCTGCGCATGGGACAGGATAAAGGCGCGCTAAAATGGCACGGTGCGGAGCAACGCCTACACATAGCTGATATGCTTGCGGAATTTTGCAGCGAAGTTTGTATTTCGTGTCGTGCTGAGCAAAAAGCCGGGATAAATACTTCGTATAATTTACTTGAAGATACTTTTACAGATTTGGGGCCTTACGGAGCAATCTTATCAGCTTTCAGGCATGACCCCAATTCGGCATGGTTGGTGGTAGCCTGCGATCTTCCGTTGTTGGATAGGCAGAGTTTACAGCATCTTACCATCAATCGCGATGCATCGGCTTTTGCTACAGCGTTTAAAAACGAAGAGCAGGGTTTCCCTGAACCGCTAATTACTATTTGGGAACCTAAATCATACCCGCGTTTACTGGCATGGTTGGCGCAAGGTTACTCTTGTCCCCGCAAGGTGCTTATCAATAGTGATATCAAGCTTATTCAGCCTTTAGATGAAATTGCACTTACCAATGTGAACACTCCTGAAGAAATGAAAGAGATAATATCTCATCTTGAAGGTTCAAAAATACAGCCGTAA
- a CDS encoding molybdopterin molybdotransferase MoeA yields MITVEQAEKLILANAGDYGNEIISFDGSLGRVLAETIKSDRDLPPFNRVSMDGIAIKYEAFANGQRTFTIKATQAAGDTPIDIDTQNECVEIMTGAALPESLDTVVRYEDITIEDEKATVVLNELRKGQNLHLQGADRKKGDIVLTPGRLITPAVLNMLASVGEVEVRVKRKPRVVILSSGNELVEADKTPSPFQIRRSNNYMVRAVLDQLGIDAAMLHLPDEPTVIKQTLQQCLYNFDVLLLSGGISMGKFDYIPEVLNELRVEQIFHKVQQRPGKPFWFGKQAEGPVVFAFPGNPVATFMCVQRYFVPWLNKTLSVDERTSKYAVLDRDLKFEPELKYFLQVQLTSSAEGVLLAMPVEGNGSGDFANLADTDAFMELPLEKKEFKKGEVYKIWQFNIL; encoded by the coding sequence ATGATAACGGTTGAACAAGCCGAAAAACTAATATTGGCCAATGCAGGCGATTACGGAAATGAGATCATCTCATTTGATGGGTCGCTTGGGCGTGTATTGGCAGAAACCATAAAATCCGACCGTGATCTGCCGCCCTTTAACAGGGTAAGTATGGATGGCATAGCCATAAAATACGAAGCATTTGCCAACGGACAACGCACATTTACTATTAAAGCAACCCAGGCCGCCGGCGATACACCTATAGATATTGATACGCAAAATGAGTGTGTAGAGATAATGACCGGAGCCGCTCTACCCGAATCATTAGACACTGTTGTGCGGTATGAGGATATAACGATAGAGGATGAAAAAGCGACGGTAGTTTTGAACGAGTTACGCAAGGGTCAAAACTTACACTTGCAGGGTGCAGACCGAAAAAAAGGCGACATAGTTTTAACACCAGGCCGACTTATAACGCCGGCCGTTTTAAATATGCTGGCATCTGTAGGTGAAGTTGAAGTAAGGGTTAAACGTAAGCCGAGGGTGGTTATCTTATCATCAGGAAATGAGTTAGTTGAAGCAGATAAAACGCCATCACCTTTTCAGATCAGACGTTCTAATAACTACATGGTTAGGGCAGTGTTAGATCAATTAGGTATTGATGCGGCCATGTTGCACCTACCCGACGAGCCTACTGTAATCAAGCAAACTTTGCAACAATGCCTGTATAATTTTGATGTGTTGTTACTAAGTGGTGGTATATCAATGGGTAAATTTGATTATATCCCAGAAGTTTTGAATGAATTACGGGTGGAACAAATATTTCATAAGGTGCAGCAGCGGCCCGGTAAACCATTTTGGTTTGGCAAGCAGGCGGAAGGCCCGGTGGTTTTTGCTTTTCCCGGCAACCCTGTGGCTACCTTTATGTGCGTGCAGCGGTACTTTGTTCCGTGGTTAAATAAAACTTTAAGCGTTGATGAGCGTACATCAAAATATGCAGTTTTAGATAGAGATCTGAAATTTGAGCCTGAATTGAAATACTTTTTACAAGTTCAGTTAACCAGTTCAGCAGAAGGTGTTTTGTTAGCTATGCCCGTAGAAGGAAATGGTTCAGGTGATTTTGCTAATTTAGCAGATACAGACGCATTTATGGAATTACCTTTGGAGAAGAAGGAGTTCAAAAAAGGTGAAGTTTATAAAATTTGGCAGTTTAACATACTTTAA